One Oleidesulfovibrio alaskensis DSM 16109 genomic region harbors:
- a CDS encoding Hpt domain-containing protein, which produces MTDMLPVLDTESTLQRLGGDASLLQILYAAYLEDTPQKLLALAAAVSTGNFKEAGHVAHTLKGSSATVGAAAMSDKAREMELACQQGNLREAESARHALEQLFSAVRKAILETPA; this is translated from the coding sequence ATGACTGATATGCTGCCGGTTCTGGATACCGAATCCACCTTGCAGCGGCTGGGAGGCGATGCAAGCCTGCTGCAGATTCTTTATGCGGCCTATCTGGAAGATACGCCTCAGAAACTCTTGGCCCTTGCTGCTGCAGTCAGCACAGGTAATTTTAAAGAAGCAGGACATGTCGCGCATACATTAAAAGGCAGCTCCGCTACGGTCGGAGCCGCCGCAATGAGTGATAAGGCCCGAGAAATGGAACTTGCCTGTCAGCAAGGCAACCTGCGGGAAGCCGAATCTGCAAGACACGCTCTGGAACAACTTTTCTCTGCTGTGCGCAAAGCCATACTTGAAACCCCGGCCTGA
- the purM gene encoding phosphoribosylformylglycinamidine cyclo-ligase: MPEDRAKAYTEAGVDINAGNALVSRIKSMVASTHTKGVISDIGGFGGLFKPDLGGMEDPVLVSSTDGVGTKLKLAFMFDKHDTVGIDLVAMSVNDVLVQGAKPLFFLDYFATGKLDVEAAAQVVSGVAEGCRQAQCALLGGETAEMPDMYAPGEYDLAGFCVGIADNARIVDGSDIRVGDVIIGLGASGVHSNGYTLVRKLFEKSGLGADDIMPGTDALVRDVLMTPTRIYVETIRNLMRDFQIKGMVHVTGGGFYDNIPRVLPASVDARIAFGAWDILPVFHWLRDLGELSWPEMLQIFNCGIGYVVIVGQEEADDVLGRLAALDQPAWAIGTVERRREESEEQVYVDFG; encoded by the coding sequence ATGCCTGAGGATCGTGCAAAAGCGTACACCGAGGCGGGGGTTGATATCAATGCCGGCAACGCTCTTGTCTCGCGAATCAAGTCCATGGTCGCAAGCACCCACACCAAGGGTGTGATCTCCGACATCGGAGGTTTCGGCGGCCTTTTCAAACCTGATCTGGGAGGCATGGAAGACCCTGTACTCGTTTCGTCCACCGACGGCGTGGGTACTAAGCTTAAGCTTGCATTCATGTTTGACAAGCATGATACCGTGGGTATCGATCTTGTGGCAATGAGTGTCAACGATGTGCTGGTTCAGGGTGCAAAGCCCCTTTTCTTTCTGGATTATTTTGCAACCGGCAAGCTGGACGTGGAAGCTGCCGCACAGGTTGTCTCCGGCGTGGCAGAAGGCTGCCGCCAGGCACAGTGTGCCCTGCTGGGCGGAGAAACTGCCGAGATGCCCGACATGTATGCCCCGGGAGAATATGATCTGGCCGGATTCTGCGTAGGCATTGCCGACAATGCCCGTATCGTGGACGGTTCGGATATCCGCGTGGGTGATGTGATTATCGGTCTGGGAGCAAGCGGTGTCCATTCAAACGGATACACCCTTGTCCGGAAGCTCTTTGAAAAGAGCGGGCTGGGTGCCGATGATATTATGCCCGGCACCGACGCCCTCGTGCGTGACGTACTGATGACTCCCACCAGAATTTATGTGGAAACCATCCGTAACCTGATGCGGGATTTTCAGATAAAAGGGATGGTGCATGTGACGGGCGGTGGTTTTTACGACAACATTCCCCGTGTGCTGCCTGCTTCTGTAGATGCCCGCATAGCCTTTGGCGCGTGGGATATTCTGCCTGTTTTCCACTGGCTGCGTGATCTGGGTGAGCTTAGCTGGCCTGAGATGCTGCAGATATTCAACTGTGGTATCGGCTATGTGGTGATTGTGGGGCAGGAAGAAGCAGACGATGTGCTGGGCAGGCTTGCTGCGCTTGATCAGCCCGCATGGGCCATCGGCACTGTAGAAAGACGCCGCGAAGAAAGCGAAGAACAGGTATATGTGGATTTCGGCTGA
- a CDS encoding glycosyltransferase, which translates to MLTIFWLGSPFFAPSLSALGCNVIRHDFKGPETFGWNDIVRLAGCVPDMVVVADKSRPPFVRGIETFPCLTAFLCIDSHIHSWYPRYAQAFDICMVSLRDHLPWFRNMRLADDSVWWMPAFAKDQDLPRTMTAAWDLLFVGTVNAQTTPRRKIFLEKLREEIPGRLHVTTGSYRDLYPQGKVILNYCEHGDLNFRVFEALGCGCCLLTPAVENGQQELFRDGVHLRTYPPDDAYAAARAALDLLAADPLRRTLAENGLAAIDTGHRSRHRAQNFLEKIDKMDVQKTIDRRLQQAPAIHDRYLRLLYLLHAETSSGPYLRETYLKEACRYPRGT; encoded by the coding sequence ATGTTGACCATCTTCTGGCTGGGAAGCCCTTTTTTTGCGCCATCACTCAGCGCACTGGGATGCAATGTTATCCGGCATGACTTCAAAGGGCCGGAAACTTTCGGCTGGAACGATATTGTGCGGCTTGCGGGCTGTGTGCCCGACATGGTTGTTGTGGCAGACAAAAGCAGGCCCCCCTTTGTCAGAGGCATTGAGACATTTCCCTGCCTGACTGCTTTTTTATGTATCGATTCGCACATTCACAGCTGGTACCCGCGTTATGCACAGGCATTTGATATCTGCATGGTAAGCCTGCGAGACCACCTGCCATGGTTCCGCAACATGCGGCTGGCCGATGATTCTGTGTGGTGGATGCCCGCATTTGCCAAAGACCAAGACCTGCCCCGCACCATGACCGCGGCGTGGGATCTTTTGTTTGTGGGCACCGTGAACGCCCAGACAACTCCGCGGCGTAAAATTTTTCTGGAAAAACTGCGTGAAGAAATACCCGGCAGGCTGCATGTAACCACGGGCAGCTATCGGGACCTGTACCCGCAGGGCAAAGTAATACTGAACTACTGCGAGCACGGAGATCTGAACTTTCGGGTATTCGAAGCGCTGGGTTGCGGCTGCTGCCTGCTTACTCCGGCAGTGGAAAACGGACAGCAGGAACTTTTTCGCGACGGAGTGCACCTGCGGACCTATCCGCCCGACGATGCATATGCGGCCGCCCGGGCAGCACTTGATCTGCTGGCTGCAGATCCGCTGCGCAGAACACTTGCAGAAAACGGTCTGGCCGCAATTGATACGGGACACCGGTCACGCCACAGAGCACAGAATTTTCTGGAAAAAATTGACAAAATGGATGTGCAGAAAACCATAGACCGGAGGCTGCAGCAGGCTCCGGCAATTCATGACCGTTACCTGCGCCTGCTGTACCTGCTGCACGCCGAAACGTCTTCAGGCCCGTATCTGCGGGAAACATATCTGAAAGAAGCCTGCCGCTACCCCCGCGGAACGTAA
- the thiC gene encoding phosphomethylpyrimidine synthase ThiC, with product MSILEANTALRSLLDQHISMLAEKEHISAETIRAGIENGTMVLLGNPSHGNVLPTLVGQPAGVKVNANIGTSPLKNSVACEMRKLQVAEQAGADTVMDLSIAGDLDAIRREMLSQTRLPLGTVPMYSVAQRYLDADRDPAEMDPEELFEEIEKQAGQGVDFITVHCGLTRRGAELATDGSRLLGIVSRGGSILARWMLRNNKENPLLTGFDRLIDICRRHNVTFSLGDGLRPGAGHDAGDAAQYEEVMVLGQLAKRALAAGAQCMIEGPGHVPFNQVRSQIQTIKRMTNNAPLYVLGPLTIDSCPGYDHIAGAIGGAIAVEAGVDFLCYLTPAEHLTLPTMDDVHAGVVASRIAAQAGEVALGRAAALEREEGISRARKDLDWDAMKKYALDAPKIDERRGEHKDEEECAMCGKFCAVKMLREDPMGKI from the coding sequence ATGTCCATTCTTGAAGCAAACACCGCTCTCCGGAGCCTTCTCGACCAGCACATTTCCATGCTCGCGGAAAAAGAACATATTTCCGCAGAGACAATCCGTGCCGGTATAGAAAACGGCACTATGGTGCTGCTCGGTAACCCTTCACACGGCAATGTACTGCCTACGCTGGTCGGCCAGCCTGCCGGTGTAAAGGTGAACGCCAACATCGGCACGTCTCCTCTGAAAAACAGTGTGGCCTGCGAAATGCGCAAGCTGCAGGTGGCCGAACAGGCCGGCGCGGATACCGTCATGGATCTTTCCATTGCGGGAGATCTGGACGCCATCAGACGCGAAATGCTTTCGCAGACCAGATTGCCTCTGGGCACGGTACCTATGTATTCCGTGGCTCAGCGGTATCTTGATGCAGATCGCGATCCTGCTGAAATGGATCCTGAAGAGCTTTTCGAAGAAATCGAAAAGCAGGCCGGGCAGGGTGTCGATTTTATTACAGTGCACTGCGGGCTTACCCGTCGCGGAGCCGAACTGGCTACCGACGGCAGCCGTCTGCTGGGTATAGTTTCGCGGGGCGGTTCCATTCTTGCGCGCTGGATGCTGCGTAACAACAAAGAAAACCCTCTGCTTACCGGATTTGACCGTCTGATCGACATCTGCCGCAGACATAACGTGACGTTTTCTCTGGGTGACGGTCTGCGCCCCGGCGCCGGTCATGATGCGGGGGACGCGGCCCAGTACGAGGAAGTCATGGTGCTGGGGCAGCTGGCCAAAAGAGCTCTTGCCGCCGGTGCGCAGTGCATGATTGAAGGTCCCGGCCATGTGCCGTTCAATCAGGTACGCAGCCAGATTCAGACTATCAAGCGGATGACTAACAATGCCCCGTTGTATGTGTTGGGGCCGCTGACCATTGATTCCTGCCCCGGCTACGACCATATTGCGGGTGCCATCGGCGGAGCCATTGCTGTGGAGGCTGGCGTTGACTTCCTCTGCTATCTTACTCCCGCCGAGCATCTGACTTTGCCCACCATGGATGATGTCCATGCGGGCGTTGTGGCTTCACGCATCGCCGCACAGGCTGGTGAAGTTGCTCTTGGCAGGGCTGCCGCGCTGGAACGCGAAGAGGGTATTTCCCGCGCGCGTAAGGACCTCGACTGGGATGCCATGAAAAAATACGCTCTGGATGCGCCTAAAATCGATGAGCGTCGTGGCGAGCATAAAGACGAGGAAGAGTGCGCCATGTGCGGTAAGTTCTGCGCGGTGAAAATGCTGCGCGAAGACCCCATGGGCAAAATTTAG
- a CDS encoding radical SAM protein: protein MASSRIQPRLLVADKDGNIYDHPDLLMVCRRGHEFAQPRPDELMPLPEESDLFLLPGRQAVGLSEETGEIEVLEELAVAAFAAPAHTLTAHAAYISSPDAPTLPLFAYGAVGYANGRFYICAKRVDQDERQVFSSISKKRIKQNAHALMKAYPENRLMQHLMSNCALTYCCPAARNLALGRYEAPLPTSRSCNARCVGCISQQEDGSRICSTPQNRLSFTPTPEEIAEVMLHHGKAETEKPVFSFGQGCEGEPLTEADIIAQAVHLFRSKGGTGTVNVNTNASLPQAVIKLAEAGISSIRVSLNSAREEVYNRYYRPRGYTFADVRSSIAEAHKRGVFVSLNLLYFPGISDCELELQALDELIRTEKVDFVQLRNLNIDPEMYLELLDGIEFGPSAGFINFRRRLRKSNPWLQFGYFNPYLPQNPA, encoded by the coding sequence ATGGCATCATCACGCATACAGCCCAGACTCCTTGTCGCCGACAAGGATGGAAATATATACGATCACCCTGACCTGCTCATGGTATGCCGCAGAGGGCACGAGTTTGCCCAGCCGCGCCCCGACGAGCTTATGCCGCTGCCGGAAGAAAGCGACCTGTTTCTGCTGCCCGGCCGCCAGGCAGTGGGCCTTTCTGAAGAAACAGGTGAAATAGAGGTACTGGAAGAGCTGGCTGTGGCGGCCTTTGCCGCGCCAGCCCACACCCTGACCGCACATGCGGCCTATATCTCCTCGCCAGACGCCCCTACACTGCCGCTGTTTGCCTACGGCGCAGTAGGATACGCCAACGGCAGGTTCTACATCTGTGCCAAAAGGGTTGATCAGGACGAGAGACAGGTTTTCAGCAGTATTTCAAAAAAACGCATCAAGCAGAACGCGCATGCGCTTATGAAAGCCTATCCTGAAAACAGACTTATGCAGCACCTGATGAGTAACTGCGCGCTGACATACTGCTGCCCGGCAGCGCGTAACCTTGCTCTGGGCAGGTACGAGGCTCCCCTGCCCACATCGCGCAGCTGCAATGCCCGCTGTGTCGGATGTATTTCCCAGCAGGAAGACGGCTCCAGAATCTGCAGCACCCCGCAGAACAGGCTCAGCTTTACCCCCACGCCGGAAGAAATTGCAGAAGTAATGCTGCACCATGGCAAAGCTGAAACCGAAAAACCCGTATTTTCATTCGGGCAGGGCTGCGAAGGCGAACCGCTCACCGAGGCGGACATCATCGCTCAGGCCGTACACCTTTTCCGCAGCAAGGGCGGAACCGGCACCGTGAACGTCAACACCAACGCCTCTCTGCCGCAGGCTGTCATCAAACTTGCCGAAGCCGGCATCAGCTCCATACGGGTCAGTCTGAACAGCGCCAGAGAAGAAGTATATAACCGCTATTACCGCCCCCGCGGGTACACCTTTGCCGATGTGCGCAGTTCCATTGCCGAAGCGCATAAACGGGGAGTCTTTGTTTCGCTGAACCTGCTCTACTTCCCCGGAATTTCCGATTGCGAGCTTGAGCTGCAGGCTCTGGACGAACTGATCCGCACGGAAAAGGTTGACTTCGTGCAACTGCGCAACCTGAATATTGATCCCGAAATGTATCTTGAGCTACTGGACGGCATTGAGTTCGGCCCCAGCGCGGGGTTCATCAACTTCCGGCGCAGGCTGCGCAAATCCAATCCGTGGCTCCAGTTCGGCTACTTCAATCCCTATCTGCCACAAAATCCGGCTTAG
- the amrS gene encoding AmmeMemoRadiSam system radical SAM enzyme, whose protein sequence is MHKAILWRPGKNNAVQCTLCCHYCLIPAGGKGACGVRLNDRGVLYTLVADNAAALNLDPVEKKPLFHFLPGTQTLSLGTEGCNMGCVFCQNHHLSQPVRTGKKPAGTPVSPDSLVKFALHSGAQSISYTYTEPTVFSELVISTSAAAAEHGLKNILVSNGYQSPEALSRLDATIHAANFDLKSFSDNFYRAHCGARLKPVLRTLRAAKKYGWWVEITTLVIDGMNDSMEELQAIATFIAAELGQDVPWHVSRFHPAYRMTGTAPTVPAAIERALESGYKAGLRFVYAGNMPGHAAENTYCPVCGQLLISRVGFTAHFNTAGRCARCNTTLPGIWTREQF, encoded by the coding sequence ATGCACAAGGCCATTCTGTGGAGACCCGGAAAAAACAACGCGGTGCAATGCACATTGTGCTGTCACTACTGCCTTATTCCCGCAGGAGGCAAAGGTGCCTGCGGAGTACGCCTCAATGACAGAGGCGTGCTGTATACTCTGGTGGCTGACAATGCAGCCGCCCTGAATCTTGATCCGGTGGAAAAAAAACCGCTGTTCCACTTTCTTCCGGGTACGCAGACGCTGTCGCTGGGTACGGAGGGGTGCAACATGGGGTGCGTATTCTGCCAGAATCACCACCTGTCGCAACCGGTCAGGACAGGGAAAAAGCCTGCCGGCACACCGGTTTCTCCTGACTCACTGGTCAAGTTCGCCCTGCATTCCGGCGCGCAGAGTATCTCTTATACATACACCGAACCCACGGTGTTTTCAGAGCTGGTCATATCAACTTCGGCCGCTGCAGCTGAGCATGGGCTAAAAAACATTCTGGTTTCAAACGGCTATCAGAGCCCTGAAGCACTTTCCCGACTTGACGCGACGATACATGCAGCCAACTTTGACCTGAAATCTTTTTCTGACAACTTTTACCGCGCCCACTGCGGGGCCCGCCTGAAGCCCGTGCTCCGCACATTACGTGCCGCAAAAAAATATGGCTGGTGGGTTGAAATAACAACACTGGTCATTGACGGAATGAACGACAGCATGGAGGAACTGCAGGCCATCGCAACATTCATTGCCGCAGAGCTGGGACAGGATGTACCGTGGCATGTTTCCCGTTTTCACCCGGCCTACCGTATGACCGGCACAGCCCCCACAGTACCGGCTGCCATTGAACGCGCTCTCGAAAGCGGTTACAAGGCGGGGCTGCGCTTTGTCTATGCCGGCAACATGCCCGGGCATGCAGCAGAAAATACCTACTGCCCCGTCTGCGGCCAGCTGCTTATCAGCCGGGTCGGCTTTACGGCACATTTCAACACCGCCGGTCGTTGTGCACGGTGTAACACCACTTTGCCCGGCATATGGACACGGGAGCAATTCTGA
- a CDS encoding D-2-hydroxyacid dehydrogenase, whose amino-acid sequence MRITVLDGYTLNPGDLSWAEIEKLGEVTVHDRTHGQDIVKRGGQAQILLTNKVRLTAETLAMLPQLRFISVLATGYDVVDIAAAAARGIPVSNAPGYGVEAVAQHTMALLLELCRKTARHDTLVKQGAWSQAPDWCFWEGTQQQLTGKTMGIVGFGNSGRRVAVLADAFGMDVIAYAPRPKEAPALRNFRFAPLEELTAQADVISLHCPLTADNRHLINAQRIASMKDGALLLNTARGPLVDETALAQALVSGKLGGAGLDVLETEPPLPDNPLFRAPNCLITPHIAWATQTARQSLMSITARNIEMFKHGTPQNVVNAHML is encoded by the coding sequence ATGCGCATCACTGTGCTTGACGGATACACCCTGAACCCGGGGGACCTTTCCTGGGCAGAAATCGAAAAACTGGGAGAAGTTACTGTTCATGACAGAACGCATGGACAGGATATTGTGAAACGGGGCGGGCAGGCGCAGATACTTTTGACCAACAAAGTCCGTCTGACCGCCGAAACGCTGGCGATGCTGCCGCAGCTCCGGTTCATATCGGTTCTTGCCACCGGATATGACGTGGTGGACATAGCCGCAGCCGCAGCCAGAGGCATACCGGTATCAAATGCGCCGGGATACGGGGTGGAAGCCGTCGCCCAGCATACCATGGCACTGTTGCTTGAATTATGCAGAAAAACAGCGCGCCACGATACGCTTGTCAAGCAGGGAGCATGGTCTCAGGCCCCTGACTGGTGCTTCTGGGAAGGAACGCAGCAGCAGCTTACCGGAAAAACCATGGGGATTGTCGGGTTCGGCAATTCAGGACGTAGGGTTGCGGTACTGGCCGACGCTTTCGGCATGGATGTCATAGCCTATGCTCCGCGCCCCAAGGAAGCTCCGGCACTCAGAAATTTCAGATTTGCCCCGCTGGAAGAACTGACGGCACAGGCGGACGTCATCAGCCTGCACTGCCCGCTCACCGCCGACAACCGTCATCTGATAAACGCGCAGCGCATAGCGTCGATGAAAGACGGCGCGCTGCTGCTGAACACGGCACGGGGACCGCTGGTGGACGAAACGGCTCTGGCACAGGCACTGGTGTCTGGTAAACTGGGCGGAGCCGGTCTGGATGTGCTGGAGACGGAACCTCCGCTTCCGGACAATCCGCTTTTCCGTGCCCCCAATTGCCTTATCACCCCTCATATTGCATGGGCTACACAGACTGCCCGGCAATCACTGATGAGCATAACAGCCCGCAACATCGAGATGTTCAAACACGGCACACCGCAAAATGTGGTCAACGCGCACATGCTGTGA
- a CDS encoding cob(I)yrinic acid a,c-diamide adenosyltransferase, with protein MLLIHTGNGKGKTTASIGIAIRALGQQMRVGFGQFMKRDGQAGEQNMLKQLLNDNFHAEGLGFFTREEDRKIHAAAAEKLVSWASAKLENLDLLVLDEALYALGCGLVSQAQLQGLIDKAGACGTHLVLSGRGLPGWLEKQADTVTEMTEVKHAYKSGVPATRGIEF; from the coding sequence ATGCTGCTTATTCATACAGGAAATGGAAAAGGAAAAACAACCGCCAGCATAGGCATCGCCATACGGGCGCTCGGTCAGCAGATGCGTGTGGGTTTCGGCCAGTTCATGAAGCGCGATGGTCAGGCCGGCGAACAGAACATGCTGAAGCAGCTGCTCAACGACAATTTTCATGCCGAAGGTCTGGGCTTTTTCACCCGCGAAGAAGACAGAAAAATACATGCAGCGGCTGCGGAAAAACTGGTATCATGGGCTTCAGCGAAACTTGAAAATCTTGACCTGCTGGTTCTGGATGAAGCTCTTTACGCTCTTGGCTGCGGACTTGTTTCACAGGCACAGCTGCAGGGCCTGATTGACAAGGCGGGCGCATGCGGTACGCATCTGGTGCTCTCCGGCCGGGGGCTGCCCGGCTGGCTGGAAAAACAGGCCGACACAGTAACTGAAATGACAGAAGTAAAACACGCGTACAAAAGCGGTGTTCCGGCTACCAGAGGCATTGAGTTCTGA
- a CDS encoding AsmA family protein, producing MLRTLYYIAGGLAAVLFLCIAGLSVLVDSEALGRSLEDMVSRELGVVCRINGAVDVGVFPRPGISVHDVVLEQPQGFSGDAPLLTAATVRLDFSLSRIGEGVIELGQAAIDRPVIRLVRQADGRSNWQVISAFMGAGRQRQVSSGVWGSIPLRLENARYDGVYIAQGQLFFTDGLRGVSLAAANLDAAFDGGDRRFFTLEADVELTEAAAVQHIALKGELGLDSGGSPAGFVSDVAARGVVTIMGRRLDTALDAAVSYDNASGEFAVSVTRAALDAAVVSGDISVAGALSGTPVVSGRADVEHLSLPFWFEFGQQLPDSLQHALDDLKGSLLFSLDREGLEVSDLRAEVLGMVLRGKGAVSDFSAPVIYIDVAAEHLDVNAVFPELAPVPPATLPVADVSLPPVLVFGPDDAGGVSVGYDIRIAAESFSVWNFSGQGLSFRCWPSEKGTYTSYTVNSFYNGRVHAVLDIRDDFGLKLDVNGVDIATPARLLAGFPAAGGVLAAKADVTADASTIQGLLADLSGRLDVSLASGFFAVRTRREADGRFAMEPSAFRSVDFTLNMQGESADPDAQRGLMPYAWRLKGTRVASAGVSSAFELDGPVLLEPDTLLPRQIAGARVSVRQKDTVRLPRGDSPLEMFVSGTLGADFETGTLTFRKGRAEVWGEKLFFDVACDDIYSSSPWTGVFSADGLSPSRLVAALWGPDAYRPSDPRVFSRAAVGGSFVYRPEQLELRLDKGVLDRTVFSGALAVSAGRDVFKVDVRADSFDLDRYLPDKGGEEKDEPLDFSFLRDVTLQGSVALDHLVYRNMTYSDVQAGLSAGGGRVAMEPLRATLYDGTVSGMFRGDIKDNGALQSKIAFSFEKVDFGKLTTRFAGDSFVTGVADISFDAEGMIDSSADIPASLDGKWGFVVRDGAYRLRRQEDGGAAPAQYSFSRASATGLLDDGVLRNDDFSLSGQLISMTGKGEVNLPRERINYTAVVSFVGIPSFPVKLTGSMYDPNVRVKHLEILPRTIGNIGGGVFNIIRGVISVPLKAADKLLEKAAPDR from the coding sequence GTGTTGCGTACTTTATATTATATAGCGGGGGGACTGGCTGCGGTGCTGTTCCTCTGCATTGCCGGTCTCAGTGTTTTGGTGGACAGCGAAGCGCTGGGCAGATCTCTGGAAGATATGGTTTCGCGTGAGCTGGGCGTTGTCTGCCGCATTAACGGTGCGGTTGATGTGGGTGTCTTTCCGCGTCCGGGGATATCGGTACACGATGTGGTGCTGGAGCAGCCTCAGGGCTTTTCCGGTGATGCCCCGTTGCTCACCGCGGCAACCGTACGTCTGGATTTTTCTCTTTCGCGCATAGGCGAAGGCGTCATAGAGCTGGGGCAGGCCGCCATAGACCGTCCTGTCATCCGGCTGGTGCGTCAGGCAGACGGACGTTCAAACTGGCAGGTCATCTCCGCCTTCATGGGCGCGGGCAGGCAGCGGCAGGTTTCTTCAGGTGTCTGGGGCTCCATACCTCTGCGGCTCGAAAATGCCCGGTATGACGGGGTGTACATTGCACAGGGCCAGTTGTTTTTTACAGACGGGCTGCGCGGTGTATCGCTGGCTGCCGCAAACCTTGACGCAGCTTTCGACGGAGGTGACCGGCGGTTTTTTACTCTGGAGGCGGATGTAGAGCTCACGGAGGCTGCAGCCGTGCAGCATATTGCCCTTAAGGGAGAACTGGGGCTCGATTCCGGAGGTTCCCCAGCGGGGTTTGTTTCTGATGTTGCTGCCAGAGGGGTTGTCACCATCATGGGCAGGCGGCTTGATACTGCGCTGGATGCCGCTGTGAGCTACGACAATGCCAGCGGCGAGTTTGCGGTTTCTGTAACCAGAGCGGCACTGGATGCCGCCGTGGTAAGCGGCGACATATCCGTTGCCGGTGCACTGTCCGGAACGCCCGTGGTGTCCGGCCGAGCCGATGTGGAGCATCTGAGCCTGCCGTTCTGGTTCGAGTTCGGGCAGCAGTTGCCGGACAGTCTGCAGCATGCGCTTGATGACCTGAAAGGCTCACTGCTGTTCAGCCTCGACCGTGAGGGGCTGGAAGTTTCCGACCTGCGGGCCGAGGTGCTGGGCATGGTCCTGCGCGGCAAAGGGGCCGTCTCCGACTTTTCCGCTCCGGTCATTTATATAGATGTGGCAGCCGAACATCTGGATGTGAATGCTGTTTTTCCCGAGCTTGCGCCGGTCCCGCCCGCCACGCTGCCGGTGGCGGATGTCAGTCTGCCGCCGGTGCTGGTCTTCGGACCTGATGATGCCGGCGGGGTATCTGTGGGCTACGATATCCGTATTGCCGCGGAAAGCTTCAGCGTGTGGAATTTCAGCGGGCAGGGACTTTCTTTCCGCTGCTGGCCGTCTGAAAAAGGCACCTACACCTCTTACACCGTGAACTCTTTCTACAATGGCAGAGTGCATGCCGTGCTTGATATCCGGGATGATTTCGGGTTGAAGCTGGATGTGAACGGCGTGGATATCGCCACACCGGCCAGACTGCTGGCGGGTTTTCCTGCCGCAGGGGGAGTGCTTGCGGCCAAAGCGGATGTGACGGCGGACGCCTCGACCATTCAGGGGCTTCTGGCCGATCTGTCCGGCAGGCTGGATGTGTCGCTTGCCAGTGGCTTTTTTGCCGTACGCACCCGGCGTGAGGCCGATGGCCGTTTTGCAATGGAACCTTCCGCCTTCCGGTCGGTTGATTTTACCTTGAATATGCAAGGTGAAAGCGCGGACCCTGATGCACAGAGGGGGCTTATGCCTTATGCATGGCGGCTGAAAGGTACCAGAGTTGCAAGTGCCGGCGTTTCGTCCGCTTTCGAGCTTGACGGCCCCGTGCTGCTGGAACCGGATACATTGCTTCCGCGCCAGATTGCCGGAGCCCGCGTATCTGTCCGGCAAAAAGACACGGTCCGTCTGCCCCGCGGTGACAGCCCCCTTGAAATGTTTGTGTCCGGCACGCTTGGCGCTGATTTTGAAACCGGTACCCTGACATTCCGCAAGGGACGCGCGGAAGTGTGGGGTGAGAAACTGTTTTTTGACGTTGCATGTGACGATATCTATAGCAGCAGCCCGTGGACCGGGGTGTTTTCTGCAGATGGACTTTCGCCTTCACGCCTTGTTGCCGCACTGTGGGGGCCGGATGCCTATCGTCCTTCGGATCCGCGGGTGTTCAGCAGAGCCGCGGTTGGCGGCAGTTTCGTGTATCGCCCCGAACAGCTCGAGTTGCGTTTGGACAAAGGGGTGCTCGACCGGACAGTGTTTTCCGGTGCGCTGGCAGTGTCTGCTGGCAGAGACGTTTTCAAAGTGGATGTGCGGGCGGACAGCTTTGATCTGGACAGATATCTGCCGGATAAAGGCGGAGAGGAAAAGGATGAGCCGCTGGATTTTTCATTCCTGCGCGATGTGACGCTGCAGGGCAGTGTCGCACTGGACCACCTTGTATACCGGAATATGACGTACTCCGATGTGCAGGCAGGGCTGAGCGCCGGAGGCGGCAGGGTAGCCATGGAGCCTCTGCGGGCCACACTGTACGACGGCACGGTTAGCGGAATGTTCCGCGGGGATATAAAAGATAACGGTGCGCTGCAGTCCAAGATTGCGTTTTCGTTCGAAAAAGTAGACTTCGGAAAACTGACTACCCGTTTTGCCGGTGATTCTTTTGTTACCGGAGTGGCGGATATTTCCTTTGATGCCGAAGGGATGATTGACTCTTCCGCTGATATTCCGGCGTCTCTCGACGGAAAATGGGGATTTGTTGTCCGCGACGGGGCATACCGGCTGCGCCGGCAGGAAGACGGGGGAGCTGCCCCTGCGCAGTATTCCTTTTCTCGGGCATCTGCTACCGGCCTGCTGGACGACGGAGTGCTCCGCAATGATGACTTCTCACTTTCCGGCCAGCTGATTTCCATGACAGGTAAAGGAGAGGTCAACCTCCCCCGTGAGAGGATTAACTATACCGCAGTGGTGTCATTTGTCGGAATTCCAAGCTTTCCCGTAAAGTTAACCGGCTCCATGTATGACCCCAATGTGCGCGTGAAGCATCTTGAAATTCTGCCGCGGACCATCGGTAACATTGGCGGAGGTGTTTTCAACATCATACGCGGGGTTATTTCCGTACCGCTGAAAGCCGCAGATAAACTACTGGAAAAAGCTGCACCTGACCGGTGA